The following are encoded together in the Balaenoptera acutorostrata chromosome 9, mBalAcu1.1, whole genome shotgun sequence genome:
- the SESN3 gene encoding sestrin-3, whose protein sequence is MNRGSSSPSAAANYLLCTNCRKVLRKDKRIRVSQPLTRGPSAFIPEKEVVQANTVDERTNFLVEEYSTSGRLDNITQVMSLHTQYLESFLRSQFYMLRMDGPLPLPHRHYIAIMAAARHQCSYLINMHVDEFLKTGGIAEWLNGLEYVPQRLKNLNEINKLLAHRPWLITKEHIQKLVKTGENNWSLPELVHAVVLLAHYHALASFVFGSGINPERDPEISNGFRLISVNNFCVCDLANDNNIENASLTGSNFGIVDSLSELEALMERMKRLQEEREDEEASQEEMTTRFEKEKKESLFVVSGDIFHSFPHSDFEDDMIITSDVSRYIEDPGFGYEDFARRGEEHLPTFRAQDYTWENHGFSLVNRLYSDIGHLLDEKFRMVYNLTYNTMATHEDVDTTMLRRALFNYVHCMFGIRYDDYDYGEVNQLLERSLKVYIKTVTCYPERTTKRMYDSYWRQFKHSEKVHVNLLLMEARMQAELLYALRAITRHLT, encoded by the exons gataaaaGAATCAGAGTATCTCAACCCTTGACAAGAGGACCAAGTGCCTTTATTCCAGAGAAGGAA GTTGTCCAAGCCAACACAGTGGATGAACGTACTAACTTTCTTGTGGAAGAATACTCTACATCCGGTCGCCTGGACAACATCACCCAGGTCATGAGTCTGCACACGCAGTACCTGGAGTCCTTCCTGAGGAGCCAGTTCTACATGCTGCGCATGGACGGCCCCCTTCCTCTACCGCACCGGCACTACATCGCCATCATG gCTGCAGCTAGACATCAGTGTTCTTACTTAATAAACATGCATGTGGATGAATTTTTAAAGACAGGAGGTATTGCTGAGTGGTTGAATGGTTTGGAATATGTACCACAAAGACTGAAAAATCTTAATGAAATAAACAAGCTGTTAGCACACCGACCCTGGCTGATCACAAAAGAGCACATTCAG AAACTTGtcaaaactggagaaaataatTGGTCTCTGCCCGAACTGGTACATGCTGTGGTCCTACTGGCACATTATCATGCTTTGGCAAGCTTTGTTTTTGGTAGTGGCATCAATCCAGAAAGAGATCCAGAAATCTCCAATGGATTCAGGCTAATATCAGTCAacaatttctgtgtgtgtgatcTCGCTAATGACAACAACATAGAGAATGCATCTCTAACAGGCAGCAACTTTGGG ATCGTCGATTCTCTAAGTGAGCTAGAGGCCCTAATGGAAAGAATGAAAAGGCttcaagaagaaagggaagatgaAGAGGCATCTCAGGAAGAAATGACCACTCGCtttgagaaggagaagaaagaaagtctTTTTGTGGTCTCTGgagatatttttcattcatttcctcattcag ATTTTGAGGATGACATGATTATAACATCTGATGTCTCCCGATATATCGAAGACCCTGGTTTTGGGTATGAAGACTTTGCCAGACGAGGAGAGGAGCATTTGCCAACATTCCGAGCTCAG gactATACCTGGGAAAATCATGGGTTCTCCCTGGTGAACAGACTTTATTCTGACATTGGACATCTTCTTGATGAGAAGTTCCGCATGGTCTACAATCTCACCTATAACACTATGGCCACCCATGAGGATGTTGACACAACCATGCTGCGCAGAGCTTTATTTAACTACGTTCACTGTATGTTCGGAATCAG GTATGATGACTATGATTATGGAGAAGTTAATCAATTACTTGAACGAAGCCTGAAGGTTTACATTAAGACAGTGACCTGCTATCCTGAGAGGACTACCAAGCGCATGTATGATAGTTACTGGCGTCAGTTCAAACACTCAGAAAAG GTTCACGTAAATTTACTTCTAATGGAAGCACGGATGCAAGCTGAGCTTCTCTATGCTCTTCGTGCCATAACTCGGCATTTGACCTGA